From a single Lolium rigidum isolate FL_2022 chromosome 7, APGP_CSIRO_Lrig_0.1, whole genome shotgun sequence genomic region:
- the LOC124677916 gene encoding quinone-oxidoreductase QR2-like: MATKIYIVYYSTYGHVATLADEIKKGADTVDDVEVTIWRVPETLSEEVLGKMYAAPKREDHPVITASQLAEADGILFGFPTRFGMMAAQMKAFFDTTGGLWQSGALAGKPAGVFFATGTQGGGQETTALTAVTQLTHHGMLFVPVGYTHGAGMFAMDEVKGGSPYGAGTFAGADGSRLPSEAELALAAHQGKYFAGIAKKLKS, translated from the exons ATGGCGACCAAGATCTACATCGT GTACTACTCGACCTATGGCCACGTCGCGACGCTGGCGGACGAGATCAAGAAGGGCGCCGACACCGTCGACGACGTCGAGGTCACCATATGGCGGGTGCCGGAGACGCTGTCGGAGGAGGTGCTGGGGAAGATGTACGCTGCGCCGAAGCGTGAGGACCACCCCGTCATCACGGCAAGCCAGCTAGCCGAGGCCGACGGCATCCTGTTCGGCTTCCCgacccggttcggcatgatggcgGCGCAGATGAAGGCCTTCTTCGACACCACCGGCGGCCTCTGGCAGTCCGGTGCCCTCGCCGGCAAGCCCGCGGGCGTCTTCTTCGCCACGGGCACCCAGGGCGGCGGCCAGGAGACCACGGCTCTCACGGCCGTCACGCAGCTCACGCACCACGGCATGCTGTTCGTGCCGGTCGGGTACACGCACGGCGCCGGCATGTTTGCCATGGACGAGGTCAAGGGCGGCAGCCCGTACGGTGCCGGCACCTTCGCTGGCGCAGACGGCAGCAGGCTGCCCAGCGAAGCTGAGCTCGCCTTGGCGGCGCATCAGGGGAAGTACTTCGCCGGCATTGCCAAGAAGCTCAAGTCCTAA